One region of Pogona vitticeps strain Pit_001003342236 chromosome 1, PviZW2.1, whole genome shotgun sequence genomic DNA includes:
- the PLEKHA3 gene encoding pleckstrin homology domain-containing family A member 3 isoform X1, which produces MEGVLYKWTNYITGWQPRWFVLDNGILSYYDSQDDVCKGSKGSIKMAVCEIKVHPTDSTRMELIIPGEQHFYMKAVNAAERQRWLVALGSSKACLTDTRTKKEKEINETNESLKTKMSELRLYCDLLMQQVHTIQEYVHHDKNRSSPTVETMNEASSLLSATCDTFITTLEECVKIANAKFKPEMFQLPHPDPLVSPVSPSPVQMMKRSVSHPGTCNPERSSQPIKEPNSSSHRSSQRGRRAVSDTEPSVDIPLEEKDRLVFCSRSTVNGDLVLSSIPEATVSVSKKQSEPEELLPPTL; this is translated from the exons GTTGGCAGCCTCGCTGGTTTGTTCTAGATAATGGGATATTGTCTTACTATgattcacaagatgatgtttgtAAAGGCAGCAAAGGAAGTATAAAGATGGCAGTGTGTGAAATCAAAG TCCACCCAACAGACAGCACAAGAATGGAGTTAATAATTCCAGGAGAGCAGCATTTCTACATGAAAGCTGTTAATGCAGCTGAACGACAGAGATGGCTAGTAGCCCTGGGGAGCTCAAAGGCCTGCTTGACGGATAccagaacaaaaaaagagaaag AGATTAATGAAACCAATGAATCTTTGAAAACCAAAATGTCTGAGCTTCGTCTCTACTGTGACCTCCTAATGCAGCAGGTCCACACAATACAAGAGTATGTCCACCATGATAAGAATCGGTCATCGCCTACTGTTGAG acTATGAATGAAGCTTCTTCCTTGCTCAGTGCCACCTGTGACACATTTATCACTACACTTGAAGAATGTGTGAAAATAGCTAATGCCAAGTTTAAGCCAGAGATGTTCCAGTTGCCTCATCCCGATCCCTTAGTCTCACCTGTGTCACCCTCACCTGTGCAAATG ATGAAACGCTCTGTTAGCCACCCAGGTACTTGTAATCCTGAGAG GAGCAGTCAGCCCATAAAAGAACCAAATTCCTCTTCACATCGGTCATCACAAAGAGGGAGAAGAGCAGTCTCCGATACAGAACCTTCTGTTGATATTCCCCTTGAAGAGAAAGACC GACTCGTGTTCTGTTCCAGAAGTActgtcaatggagatttggtgctGTCATCCATTCCCGAAGCGACAGTATCGGTGTCTAAGAAACAATCGGAACCTGAGGAGCTTCTTCCACCAACTTTGTGA
- the PLEKHA3 gene encoding pleckstrin homology domain-containing family A member 3 isoform X2 translates to MEGVLYKWTNYITGWQPRWFVLDNGILSYYDSQDDVCKGSKGSIKMAVCEIKDSTRMELIIPGEQHFYMKAVNAAERQRWLVALGSSKACLTDTRTKKEKEINETNESLKTKMSELRLYCDLLMQQVHTIQEYVHHDKNRSSPTVETMNEASSLLSATCDTFITTLEECVKIANAKFKPEMFQLPHPDPLVSPVSPSPVQMMKRSVSHPGTCNPERSSQPIKEPNSSSHRSSQRGRRAVSDTEPSVDIPLEEKDRLVFCSRSTVNGDLVLSSIPEATVSVSKKQSEPEELLPPTL, encoded by the exons GTTGGCAGCCTCGCTGGTTTGTTCTAGATAATGGGATATTGTCTTACTATgattcacaagatgatgtttgtAAAGGCAGCAAAGGAAGTATAAAGATGGCAGTGTGTGAAATCAAAG ACAGCACAAGAATGGAGTTAATAATTCCAGGAGAGCAGCATTTCTACATGAAAGCTGTTAATGCAGCTGAACGACAGAGATGGCTAGTAGCCCTGGGGAGCTCAAAGGCCTGCTTGACGGATAccagaacaaaaaaagagaaag AGATTAATGAAACCAATGAATCTTTGAAAACCAAAATGTCTGAGCTTCGTCTCTACTGTGACCTCCTAATGCAGCAGGTCCACACAATACAAGAGTATGTCCACCATGATAAGAATCGGTCATCGCCTACTGTTGAG acTATGAATGAAGCTTCTTCCTTGCTCAGTGCCACCTGTGACACATTTATCACTACACTTGAAGAATGTGTGAAAATAGCTAATGCCAAGTTTAAGCCAGAGATGTTCCAGTTGCCTCATCCCGATCCCTTAGTCTCACCTGTGTCACCCTCACCTGTGCAAATG ATGAAACGCTCTGTTAGCCACCCAGGTACTTGTAATCCTGAGAG GAGCAGTCAGCCCATAAAAGAACCAAATTCCTCTTCACATCGGTCATCACAAAGAGGGAGAAGAGCAGTCTCCGATACAGAACCTTCTGTTGATATTCCCCTTGAAGAGAAAGACC GACTCGTGTTCTGTTCCAGAAGTActgtcaatggagatttggtgctGTCATCCATTCCCGAAGCGACAGTATCGGTGTCTAAGAAACAATCGGAACCTGAGGAGCTTCTTCCACCAACTTTGTGA